A single region of the Drosophila takahashii strain IR98-3 E-12201 chromosome 2R, DtakHiC1v2, whole genome shotgun sequence genome encodes:
- the LOC138912190 gene encoding uncharacterized protein, which yields MELDGMTFRLIRVGGAKVMVSILRQQIWLINAREACTRIVRSYVHCFRYKPKLLGQIMGDLPADWVRKARPFLICGVDFCGPFYVSLKLRGKPPIKTYVAVFVGRRGLPEKVYSDNATNFVGASKVLEELHVAFHRNKDQLTMYAAQGGVEWSFIPPRSPHFGGLWEAAVKPAARDYLASLQQRNKWSIEGPDLKIGCLVLVHEDNLPPQRWLTGRVVATVFGEYGRVRVAEIQTFGGLIKRSIHKLALLPISSTNEEVKAPEAFNGVGMLDQ from the exons ATGGAGCTTGATGGTATGACCTTTCGATTAATTCGTGTTGGAG GTGCCAAAGTGATGGTATCCATCTTGAGGCAGCAGATTTGGCTTATCAACGCGCGAGAGGCGTGTACAAGGATTGTCCGTAGCTACGTCCACTGTTTCCGTTATAAGCCCAAGCTACTTGGTCAGATAATGGGCGATTTGCCCGCCGATTGGGTTAGGAAAGCTCGACCCTTTTTGATTTGTGGGGTAGACTTCTGCGGTCCATTCTATGTCTCGTTGAAGCTCCGTGGAAAACCCCCAATAAAGACTTATGTGgctgt GTTCGTCGGACGGAGAGGTCTTCCGGAGAAGGTCTACAGCGACAACGCCACCAACTTCGTGGGAGCGAGCAAGGTTCTCGAAGAGCTGCACGTAGCGTTTCACCGGAACAAGGATCAGCTGACGATGTACGCGGCTCAGGGGGGCGTCGAGTGGTCGTTCATCCCACCGAGGTCACCACACTTCGGCGGGCTATGGGAGGCAGCCGTCAAGCCAGCTGCGAGG GATTACCTGGCCAGCCTGCAGCAGCGAAACAAATGGAGCATCGAGGGCCCCGATCTAAAGATTGGGTGCCTTGTTCTCGTCCACGAGGACAATCTGCCGCCGCAACGGTGGCTTACAGGGCGCGTGGTGGCAACAGTATTCGGCGAGTACGGCAGAGTTCGTGTCGCCGAAATTCAGACGTTTGGAGGCCTCATCAAGCGCTCAATCCACAAACTGGCGTTGCTGCCAATAAGCAGCACAAACGAGGAAGTTAAAGCGCCGGAGGCCTTTAACGGGGTCGGAATGTTGGATCAGTAG
- the LOC123002521 gene encoding uncharacterized protein translates to MYQDFMKEYLALGHMSLLPTPPPGHHYYIPHQCVLRPESSSTKFRVVFDASSKTSTSVSLNETLMVGATIQRELYAILARFRLNKYALTADISKIYRQVNIAAENRDFQLILWREKSTQALQTYRLNTVTYGTASAPFLAIRCLFELSKIYAESHPIASEVISSDFYVDDMLTGASSLEELETIRREVTEVLKFEGFDLAKWATNHPSLLDNRGPDKSLKVDPSASIKTLGMRWNPQNDVFHYSLEDSFDSLPATKRNILSVIARLFDPLGLLCPLITRAKILLQELWRQKLDWDESVPMRLHTSWNRFKQNFLELDKISIPRYICLLMKLSISTALQMRVRPTAVEYISVPWLGQLVYRDC, encoded by the coding sequence ATGTATCAAGACTTCATGAAAGAGTACCTTGCTCTTGGACATATGTCATTACTACCAACCCCTCCTCCAGGACACCACTACTATATACCGCATCAATGTGTCCTGAGACCTGAAAGTAGCTCCACAAAGTTTCGAGTTGTATTCGACGCATCGAGTAAGACGTCAACCTCGGTCTCACTAAATGAGACTTTAATGGTGGGTGCAACTATTCAGAGGGAGCTTTACGCTATTCTAGCAAGATTTCGATTGAACAAGTATGCCTTAACGGCTGATATCTCAAAGATATATAGGCAAGTTAACATTGCCGCAGAAAATCGGGACTTTCAACTTATCTTGTGGAGGGAGAAATCGACACAAGCTCTCCAAACCTATCGTCTCAACACTGTTACGTATGGGACAGCCTCAGCTCCGTTTTTGGCCATCCGTTGTCTCTTTGAGCTATCAAAGATTTATGCTGAATCACATCCTATTGCTTCAGAGGTGATTTCAAGCGACTTCTATGTTGACGATATGCTCACAGGAGCCAGCAGTTTAGAAGAGTTGGAAACCATTCGTAGAGAAGTAACTGAGGTCTTGAAATTCGAAGGCTTTGATCTGGCCAAATGGGCCACAAATCATCCTAGTCTGCTGGATAATAGAGGGCCAGACAAATCTCTTAAAGTTGACCCTTCCGCTTCCATAAAAACACTTGGTATGAGATGGAATCCTCAGAATGACGTTTTTCATTATAGCTTGGAGGATTCGTTTGATTCGTTGCCAGCAACAAAACGCAACATTTTGTCCGTCATAGCTCGGTTGTTTGATCCCTTGGGCCTATTGTGTCCGTTGATAACTAGAGCGAAGATCTTGCTTCAGGAACTGTGGCGACAAAAATTGGATTGGGACGAGTCAGTTCCCATGAGATTGCATACCAGCTGGAATAGGTTCAAGCAGAATTTTCTAGAACTAGACAAGATCTCCATACCTCGATATATCTGTCTGCTTATGAAACTGTCCATATCCACGGCTTTGCAGATGCGAGTGAGGCCTACGGCTGTTGAATATATATCCGTACCATGGTTGGGACAACTGGTCTATCGAGACTGCTAA